A region of Pseudomonas saponiphila DNA encodes the following proteins:
- a CDS encoding cyanate transporter, producing the protein MENIRATSRPALWLMVSVILVALNLRPSMAAVGPLLSGIRGDIPLSFSLASLLTMLPVMAMGLAMFFGMAISQRLGEHRTVLLSLLIIGLATVSRLFMDSAAELILSAVLAGIGIALIQALMPALIKSRFADNVSLFMGLYVTSIMGGAAIAASFAPLVMNYSGSWRLALAIWAALALLALGFWYAQRSSLPSLPASRGARESFAGNRRAWLLAVFFGLGTASYTCVLAWLAPYYVENGWSEQNAGLLLGFLTAMEVLSGLVTPAIANRNPDRRRVLAGLLLLIIAGFCGLILSPQHLSLLWPCLLGLGIGGLFPMSLIVSLDHLPDPRRAGGLTAFVQGIGYLIAGLSPLLAGVIRDQLGSFEWAWWSLTAVMLVMVLMVLRFDPRHYRQHIR; encoded by the coding sequence ATGGAAAATATTCGTGCTACTTCCCGCCCCGCGCTCTGGCTGATGGTCAGCGTGATTCTGGTGGCGCTCAATCTGCGGCCGTCGATGGCCGCCGTCGGCCCGCTGCTGTCGGGCATCCGTGGCGACATTCCCTTGAGTTTCAGCCTGGCCTCGTTGCTGACCATGCTGCCGGTGATGGCCATGGGCCTGGCGATGTTCTTCGGCATGGCCATCAGCCAACGCCTGGGCGAACACCGTACCGTGCTCCTGTCACTGCTGATCATCGGCCTGGCGACCGTTTCGCGGTTGTTCATGGATTCGGCCGCCGAGCTGATTCTCAGCGCGGTGCTGGCCGGCATCGGCATCGCCCTGATCCAGGCGCTGATGCCGGCGCTGATCAAGTCGCGTTTTGCCGACAATGTCTCGCTGTTCATGGGCCTGTATGTCACCTCGATCATGGGCGGCGCGGCCATCGCGGCGTCCTTCGCCCCGCTGGTGATGAATTACAGCGGCAGTTGGCGCCTGGCCCTGGCGATCTGGGCCGCCCTGGCCCTGCTGGCGCTGGGGTTCTGGTACGCCCAGCGCAGCTCGCTGCCGAGCCTCCCCGCCTCGCGCGGCGCGCGGGAATCCTTTGCCGGCAACCGCCGGGCCTGGCTGCTGGCGGTGTTCTTCGGCCTCGGCACCGCCTCCTACACCTGCGTGCTGGCGTGGCTGGCGCCCTATTACGTGGAGAACGGCTGGAGTGAACAGAACGCCGGCCTGCTGCTGGGTTTTCTCACCGCCATGGAAGTGCTTTCCGGGCTGGTCACCCCGGCCATCGCCAACCGCAACCCGGACCGGCGCCGGGTCCTGGCGGGCCTGCTGCTGCTGATCATCGCCGGCTTCTGCGGCCTGATCCTCAGCCCACAGCACCTGAGCCTGCTCTGGCCATGCCTGCTGGGCCTGGGCATTGGCGGGCTGTTTCCCATGAGCCTGATCGTGTCCCTGGACCACCTGCCCGACCCGCGCCGGGCCGGCGGCCTGACTGCCTTCGTGCAGGGCATCGGCTACCTGATCGCCGGCCTGTCGCCGCTGCTGGCGGGGGTGATCCGCGACCAGCTGGGCAGCTTCGAATGGGCCTGGTGGTCACTGACCGCCGTGATGCTGGTGATGGTCCTCATGGTGCTGCGTTTCGATCCGCGGCATTACCGCCAGCACATCCGCTGA
- a CDS encoding low temperature requirement protein A translates to MSRSRSLLRGRGRHDSGKVGMVELFFDLVFVFAVTQLSHSLLAHLSLGGAVQVALLMVAVWWVWIFTSWITNWLDPETLPIRLGLFVLMVAGLLLSSSIPQAFGERGLLFAGAYVFMQVGRTAYSLWAVRGEPLNMTRNFQRILLWLLFSGVFWISGGLLEGPQRLACWGLALAIEVLSPSLYFWVPGLGRSTLADWNVEGNHMAERCGLFVIIALGESLLVTGATFAELTTSAQGLLGFVVAVLGSIAMWWVYFDSGAERAHHRIAHSADPGRQARIAYTYLHLLIVAGIIVSAVADELVLMHPDHASPAGVLVIVGGPWLFLLGCALFKWVMNDRPLPPLSHLAGLLVLLLLLPAAGSQLFSALALGSLSTLVMVGVAAWETLALRERTPTAGH, encoded by the coding sequence ATGAGTCGTTCCCGTTCCCTGTTGCGTGGGCGTGGCCGCCACGACAGCGGCAAGGTTGGCATGGTCGAGCTGTTCTTCGACCTGGTGTTCGTGTTCGCCGTGACCCAGCTGTCCCATTCCCTGCTGGCCCATCTGTCCCTGGGCGGCGCCGTGCAGGTGGCGTTGCTGATGGTGGCGGTGTGGTGGGTGTGGATCTTCACCTCATGGATCACCAACTGGCTGGATCCGGAAACCCTGCCGATCCGCCTCGGGCTGTTCGTGCTGATGGTGGCGGGGCTGCTGCTGTCCTCGTCGATTCCCCAGGCCTTCGGCGAGCGCGGCCTGCTGTTCGCCGGCGCCTATGTGTTCATGCAGGTGGGGCGCACCGCCTATTCCCTGTGGGCGGTGCGCGGCGAGCCGTTGAACATGACCCGCAATTTCCAGCGCATCCTGCTGTGGCTGCTGTTCTCCGGGGTCTTCTGGATCAGCGGCGGCCTGCTCGAAGGTCCGCAGCGGCTGGCGTGCTGGGGGCTGGCCCTGGCCATCGAGGTGCTGTCGCCGTCGCTGTATTTCTGGGTGCCGGGGCTGGGCCGTTCGACCCTGGCCGACTGGAACGTGGAAGGCAACCACATGGCCGAGCGCTGTGGCCTGTTCGTGATCATCGCCCTGGGGGAATCGCTGCTGGTGACCGGCGCCACCTTCGCCGAGCTGACCACCAGCGCCCAGGGCCTGTTGGGCTTCGTGGTGGCGGTGCTGGGCAGCATCGCCATGTGGTGGGTGTACTTCGACAGCGGTGCCGAACGGGCCCACCACCGTATCGCCCACTCCGCCGATCCGGGGCGCCAGGCGCGGATTGCCTACACCTACCTGCACCTGTTGATCGTGGCTGGGATCATCGTCAGCGCCGTGGCCGATGAACTGGTGCTGATGCACCCGGATCACGCCAGTCCGGCCGGGGTGCTGGTGATCGTCGGCGGTCCCTGGCTGTTTCTCCTGGGCTGCGCCCTGTTCAAGTGGGTAATGAACGACCGGCCCTTGCCGCCGCTGTCGCACCTGGCCGGGCTGCTGGTGCTCCTGCTGTTGTTGCCGGCGGCCGGCAGTCAGCTGTTTTCCGCCCTGGCGCTGGGCAGCCTGAGCACCCTGGTGATGGTGGGCGTGGCGGCCTGGGAAACCCTGGCCCTGCGTGAGCGAACGCCGACGGCGGGGCACTGA
- a CDS encoding LysR family transcriptional regulator: MLINNVLRKLDMQDLMVFVAVYEQSSVTGVSETLCVSQSTVSYCLKKLRNGFEDELFVPTRNGMRPTYKATSMYSHVLKILESINLCHSGVPAFDPTRQAVTFNLCAPEYFELLILPRLLKGFDYADLPVTVNVQKLESDVPAEELRDGSVDLVICFGPNFHGSHADLKSQMLLEDDLVCVFDKRATPPKEPRFSLQSFIERRHVFPTPWTSDSNMVDGWLARQAHKRQIVARSNSYSAALKMITGTDFILTLPRRIQGLLANEAVFNHCEAPSGLPGFTLDMQWSQHTDQDSAQAWFREQVVKVCAEPGLA, encoded by the coding sequence ATGCTCATCAACAACGTGCTCAGAAAACTCGACATGCAGGACCTGATGGTCTTTGTCGCGGTGTACGAGCAAAGCAGTGTCACCGGGGTGTCGGAAACCCTGTGCGTCAGTCAGTCGACGGTCAGCTACTGCCTGAAGAAACTGCGCAACGGCTTCGAGGACGAACTGTTCGTCCCGACCCGCAACGGCATGCGCCCGACCTACAAGGCCACCAGCATGTACAGCCACGTGCTGAAGATCCTGGAGAGCATCAACCTGTGTCACAGCGGCGTACCGGCCTTCGATCCGACCCGCCAGGCCGTGACCTTCAACCTGTGCGCGCCGGAATACTTCGAGCTGTTGATCCTGCCCCGGCTACTCAAGGGCTTCGACTACGCCGACCTGCCGGTGACGGTCAATGTGCAGAAACTGGAGAGCGATGTTCCCGCCGAGGAGCTGCGCGATGGCAGCGTCGACCTGGTGATCTGTTTCGGCCCCAACTTCCACGGCAGCCATGCCGACCTGAAGTCGCAGATGCTGCTGGAGGACGATCTGGTGTGCGTCTTCGACAAGCGCGCAACGCCGCCCAAGGAACCGCGCTTCAGCCTGCAGTCGTTCATCGAGCGGCGTCATGTGTTTCCCACGCCCTGGACCTCGGACAGCAACATGGTGGATGGCTGGCTGGCCCGCCAGGCCCACAAGCGGCAGATCGTCGCCCGCTCCAACAGCTACAGCGCGGCGTTGAAGATGATCACCGGCACCGACTTCATCCTCACCCTGCCGCGACGCATCCAGGGCCTGCTGGCCAACGAGGCAGTGTTCAACCACTGCGAGGCCCCCAGCGGGCTGCCGGGGTTCACCCTGGACATGCAATGGAGCCAGCACACCGATCAGGACAGTGCGCAGGCCTGGTTCCGCGAACAGGTAGTCAAGGTCTGCGCCGAACCGGGCCTGGCCTAG
- the rnd gene encoding ribonuclease D, which produces MAIDIHWIRDNDSLGQLCAQWQQLPFVALDTEFMRVDTFYPIAALLQIGDGQRAYLIDPLTIDDWQPLAALLENPAVVKVVHACSEDLEVLLRLTGSLPAPLFDTQLAAAYLNLGFSMGYSRLVQEVLGIELPKGETRSDWLQRPLSETQVSYAAEDAVHLAQVFTELRPKLSADKYRWVLEDGAELVANLRREVDPYEVYREAKLAWKLSRAQLAVLRELCAWREREARARDLPRNRIVREHALWPLAKTQPETLAALAKIEDMHPRTVRQDGEFLLDLIKRTAALGPDQWPPAIPEPLPIEAATLLKRLKAVGQVEAERLGIAPEVMLRKKTLESLLKSGFPNGPYQLPDSLRGWRRELMGQALLDSLATAGEQP; this is translated from the coding sequence GTGGCCATCGATATACACTGGATTCGCGACAACGATAGCCTCGGTCAGCTTTGTGCTCAGTGGCAGCAATTGCCCTTCGTCGCCCTCGACACCGAATTCATGCGGGTCGACACTTTTTACCCCATCGCCGCCCTGTTGCAGATTGGCGATGGGCAGCGCGCCTACCTGATTGATCCTTTGACCATCGACGACTGGCAGCCCCTGGCGGCCCTGCTGGAGAACCCGGCGGTGGTCAAGGTGGTGCATGCCTGCAGCGAAGACCTCGAAGTCCTGCTGCGTCTGACCGGCAGCCTGCCGGCGCCATTGTTCGACACCCAACTGGCGGCCGCCTACCTGAACCTGGGTTTCTCCATGGGCTATTCGCGCCTGGTGCAGGAAGTCCTGGGGATCGAGTTGCCCAAGGGCGAAACCCGTTCTGACTGGTTGCAGCGCCCACTGTCGGAAACCCAGGTCAGCTATGCCGCCGAAGACGCCGTGCACCTGGCCCAGGTGTTCACCGAGCTGCGGCCCAAGTTGTCCGCGGACAAGTACCGCTGGGTACTGGAAGACGGTGCCGAGCTGGTGGCCAACCTGCGCCGTGAAGTGGACCCCTACGAGGTCTATCGCGAGGCCAAGCTGGCCTGGAAACTGTCCCGCGCCCAGTTGGCCGTGCTGCGCGAGCTCTGTGCCTGGCGCGAGCGTGAAGCCCGTGCCCGGGACTTGCCGCGCAACCGCATCGTGCGTGAGCACGCCCTCTGGCCCCTGGCCAAGACCCAGCCCGAGACCCTGGCGGCGCTGGCCAAGATCGAAGACATGCACCCGCGTACCGTGCGCCAGGACGGCGAGTTTCTCCTCGACCTGATCAAGCGCACCGCAGCCCTGGGCCCGGACCAGTGGCCACCGGCCATCCCCGAGCCGTTGCCGATCGAAGCCGCGACCCTGCTCAAGCGCCTCAAGGCCGTGGGCCAGGTCGAGGCCGAGCGCCTGGGCATCGCCCCGGAAGTCATGTTGCGCAAGAAAACCCTGGAAAGCCTGCTCAAGAGCGGTTTCCCCAACGGGCCCTACCAATTGCCTGATTCGCTGCGTGGCTGGCGCCGCGAATTGATGGGCCAGGCACTGCTGGACAGCCTGGCCACCGCCGGAGAACAGCCTTGA
- the cynR gene encoding transcriptional regulator CynR has translation MLLRHIRYLLAVAEHCNFTRAAEALHVSQPTLSQQIKQLEEALGAPLFDRSGRSVRLTDAGQAYVAYARRALQDLQAAKRAIHDVQDLSRGSLRLALTPTFTAYLAGPLLSRFHQRYPGINLSIEEMTQDRLEAALAEDRLDLAIAFAGEHLAEIDSQALFSETLSLMVGPQYPQPDSLPLTSEALGRQSLVLLSGDFATRRHIDRYCRQQGIAPRIVAEANSVSAIVEMVRHGQLATILPSSIAREQPGLRSLALQSALAPRRVVLLERRGAYRSAASQAFRQMLLDQGAGVASH, from the coding sequence ATGCTGCTGCGTCATATCCGTTATCTGCTGGCCGTGGCCGAGCACTGCAACTTCACCCGCGCCGCCGAGGCGCTGCATGTGTCGCAGCCGACCCTGTCGCAGCAGATCAAGCAATTGGAGGAAGCGCTGGGCGCACCGCTGTTCGATCGCTCCGGGCGCAGCGTGCGCCTCACCGACGCGGGCCAGGCCTATGTCGCCTATGCCCGGCGGGCGCTGCAGGATCTGCAAGCGGCCAAGCGGGCGATCCACGATGTACAGGACCTGAGCCGCGGCTCGTTGCGCCTGGCGCTGACCCCGACCTTCACCGCCTACCTGGCCGGGCCCTTGCTCAGCCGCTTTCACCAGCGCTATCCGGGCATCAATCTGAGCATCGAGGAAATGACCCAGGACCGCCTGGAAGCGGCCCTGGCCGAGGACCGCCTGGACCTGGCGATCGCCTTTGCCGGCGAGCACCTGGCGGAGATCGACAGCCAGGCGCTGTTCAGCGAAACCCTGAGCCTGATGGTCGGCCCGCAGTACCCGCAGCCGGACAGCCTGCCCCTGACGAGCGAGGCGCTGGGCCGTCAGTCCCTGGTGCTGCTCAGTGGCGATTTCGCCACCCGCCGGCATATCGACCGGTATTGCCGGCAGCAGGGCATTGCGCCGCGGATCGTCGCCGAGGCCAATTCGGTCAGCGCGATTGTCGAGATGGTCCGGCACGGGCAGTTGGCGACTATCCTGCCCAGCTCGATTGCCCGGGAGCAGCCGGGGTTGCGCAGCCTGGCCCTGCAGTCAGCGCTGGCGCCACGCCGGGTGGTGCTGCTGGAACGCCGTGGCGCCTACCGCAGCGCCGCCAGCCAGGCCTTCCGGCAAATGCTGCTGGATCAGGGCGCGGGCGTGGCCAGCCACTGA
- a CDS encoding LysR substrate-binding domain-containing protein, whose product MNRNELRKADINLMVVFEALMLERNVTRVAEKLFLGQPTISSALNRLRAMFNDPLFIRVGHRMEPTARAEQIIQHLSPALDALSSALSLTHDFDPASSTMTFRIGLSDDVEFGLLPPLLRALRQEAPQVVVVVQHVDYWRIPDLLASGDITVGISQTRGLPANAKRKLLRHIQPSVLRADASDTPLTLDEYCARPHVLVSHTANVAGFADEWLAEIGRTRQVVLSVPQYSSLPALLAGTDMLASLPDYAAAAMAASGQLFVEPYPFKTPTLDLSMVWLSHVDSDPAERWLRSRLEAFMGERAPIAQF is encoded by the coding sequence ATGAATCGCAATGAACTGCGCAAGGCCGACATCAACCTGATGGTGGTGTTCGAGGCGTTGATGCTGGAACGCAACGTCACCCGGGTGGCGGAGAAGCTGTTTCTCGGCCAGCCCACCATCAGTTCCGCGCTCAACCGGCTGCGGGCGATGTTCAACGATCCGCTGTTCATCCGGGTCGGCCATCGCATGGAGCCCACCGCGCGCGCCGAGCAGATCATCCAGCACCTGTCGCCGGCCCTGGACGCGTTGTCCTCGGCCCTGAGCCTGACCCACGATTTCGATCCCGCCAGCAGCACCATGACCTTTCGCATCGGCCTGTCCGACGACGTCGAGTTCGGCCTGTTGCCGCCCCTGTTGCGGGCCCTGCGCCAGGAAGCGCCGCAGGTGGTGGTCGTGGTGCAGCACGTGGACTACTGGCGGATTCCCGATCTGCTGGCCTCGGGCGACATCACCGTCGGCATCAGCCAGACCCGGGGCCTGCCGGCCAATGCCAAGCGCAAGTTGCTGCGGCATATCCAGCCCAGCGTGTTGCGGGCCGATGCCAGCGATACGCCGCTGACCCTCGACGAATACTGCGCGCGGCCCCATGTGCTGGTGTCCCACACCGCCAACGTCGCCGGTTTCGCCGATGAGTGGCTGGCGGAAATCGGCCGCACCCGCCAGGTGGTACTGTCGGTGCCGCAGTACAGCTCGTTGCCGGCGCTGCTGGCGGGCACCGACATGCTCGCCAGCCTGCCGGACTATGCGGCGGCGGCCATGGCCGCCTCGGGGCAGCTGTTTGTCGAGCCCTATCCGTTCAAGACCCCGACCCTGGACTTGTCCATGGTCTGGCTCAGTCACGTCGACAGCGATCCCGCGGAACGCTGGCTACGCTCGCGCCTGGAAGCCTTCATGGGGGAAAGGGCGCCCATCGCTCAGTTCTGA
- a CDS encoding DMT family transporter, which produces MNPVNFTQAHLGMLLWAVLIAASFFAAAQVNQAIDPVLLTALRLLFSALLFAPLLWLKGSSAMSLAGLRAHAVLGLLLALYFGSLFEALRYTSAVTTGTLFTLVPLLTLVFEGWLLPGDRQPRRWPAMLVAGAGALLLILKGGAPGQWPSLYAVGVYGLGCLAMAAYSPLSQRLKANSLQGCSPAAMTFWNMLFGALFLFAASLASGGWRSATLLGSQDLLWLLYLALFATLATFWLLHRAIGVIATSTVISYIYLSTLLLTLFHWLWLGQTPRTAEVLGAVLVVLGMVGLVQSSRAKAATA; this is translated from the coding sequence ATGAATCCCGTGAACTTCACCCAAGCGCATCTCGGCATGCTGCTGTGGGCGGTGCTGATCGCCGCCTCGTTCTTCGCCGCCGCCCAGGTCAACCAGGCCATCGACCCGGTGCTGCTGACCGCGCTGCGCCTGCTGTTCTCGGCCCTGCTGTTCGCCCCCCTGCTGTGGCTCAAGGGCTCCTCGGCGATGAGCCTCGCGGGGCTTCGGGCCCATGCAGTGCTGGGGCTGCTGCTGGCGCTGTACTTCGGCTCGCTGTTCGAGGCCTTGCGCTACACCTCGGCGGTCACCACCGGAACCCTGTTCACCCTGGTGCCGCTGCTGACCCTGGTGTTCGAAGGCTGGCTGCTGCCCGGCGATCGCCAGCCCCGGCGCTGGCCGGCGATGCTGGTGGCCGGCGCCGGGGCCTTGCTGCTGATCCTCAAGGGAGGGGCTCCGGGGCAATGGCCGTCGCTGTACGCCGTGGGCGTCTATGGCCTGGGATGCCTGGCCATGGCCGCCTACTCGCCGCTGAGCCAGCGCCTCAAGGCCAATAGCCTGCAAGGGTGCAGCCCGGCGGCCATGACCTTCTGGAACATGCTGTTCGGCGCCCTGTTTCTGTTTGCCGCCAGTCTGGCCAGCGGCGGCTGGCGCAGCGCGACCCTGCTGGGCAGCCAGGATCTGCTGTGGCTGCTGTACCTGGCGCTGTTTGCCACCCTGGCGACCTTCTGGCTGTTGCACCGGGCGATTGGCGTCATCGCCACGTCCACGGTGATTTCCTACATCTACCTCAGCACCCTGTTGCTGACACTGTTCCATTGGCTGTGGCTGGGCCAGACACCGCGAACCGCGGAAGTGCTCGGCGCCGTGCTGGTGGTCCTGGGCATGGTCGGCCTGGTGCAGAGCAGCCGTGCGAAGGCTGCCACGGCCTGA
- a CDS encoding 5-carboxymethyl-2-hydroxymuconate Delta-isomerase: protein MPHLHMEYTANLPQLDVDKALLRLNHGLVASGQFSDEFDIKSRAVKVEAFRVGTGLGERAFVHVKLALLSGRSPEVKKHLSESLLAVLQDLAPWPQELQVQLCVELIDIDRASYSKAAVGR, encoded by the coding sequence ATGCCGCACCTGCATATGGAATACACCGCCAACCTACCGCAACTGGACGTCGACAAGGCGCTGCTGCGACTCAACCACGGGCTGGTGGCGTCCGGGCAGTTCTCCGACGAGTTCGATATCAAGAGCCGCGCGGTCAAGGTCGAGGCGTTCCGGGTCGGCACGGGCCTGGGCGAGCGAGCCTTTGTCCACGTCAAGCTGGCCTTGCTCAGCGGCCGTTCGCCGGAGGTCAAGAAGCATTTGTCCGAGAGCCTGCTGGCGGTGTTGCAGGACCTTGCGCCCTGGCCACAAGAGCTGCAGGTGCAGCTGTGCGTGGAGCTGATCGACATCGACCGCGCGTCCTACAGCAAGGCCGCCGTCGGCCGCTGA
- a CDS encoding YcgL domain-containing protein, with amino-acid sequence MKRICSIYKSPRKNEMYLYVLKSEALERVPENLLLAFGKPQHAFDLVLTPERKLSREDIHQVLENLDKQGYHLQMPPAEDEYIEHLPEELLRRNDPV; translated from the coding sequence TTGAAACGTATCTGCTCCATCTATAAAAGCCCGCGCAAGAACGAGATGTACCTCTACGTACTCAAAAGCGAGGCTCTGGAACGCGTGCCGGAAAACCTGCTGCTGGCTTTCGGCAAGCCGCAACATGCCTTCGACCTGGTCCTGACCCCGGAGCGCAAGCTGTCCCGGGAGGATATCCACCAGGTGCTGGAGAACCTCGATAAGCAGGGTTATCACCTGCAGATGCCGCCGGCCGAAGACGAGTACATCGAGCATTTGCCCGAAGAGCTGCTGCGTCGCAATGATCCGGTCTGA
- a CDS encoding class I SAM-dependent methyltransferase codes for MSSHPPPSIELEFARRYDQEHARVCGEPRPVGLGARLAHWRTTCLVRHALKVAGEPGLILDVACGAGRYWPVLAEHGNRVILAADPSQDMLKHAQTHHPASLMQRVKTFHSSAFDIGLPANAVDSIICMQLFAHVSHSEDRLALLQEFHRVSRDSVIIATRVEPLLNVRGAAPAGPAALRPVSKGLLEGEFRQADFEVLGHQDLLPGFGALRVYVLRKHS; via the coding sequence ATGTCGTCTCACCCCCCACCGTCCATCGAACTGGAGTTCGCTCGGCGTTACGACCAGGAGCATGCGCGCGTCTGCGGCGAACCTCGGCCTGTCGGGCTCGGTGCACGCCTGGCGCACTGGCGCACCACGTGTCTGGTCCGCCATGCCCTGAAAGTGGCCGGGGAACCGGGGCTGATCCTGGACGTGGCCTGCGGCGCCGGACGTTACTGGCCAGTGCTGGCCGAGCATGGCAATCGGGTGATCCTGGCGGCGGACCCTTCCCAGGACATGCTCAAGCATGCCCAGACCCACCATCCGGCCAGCCTGATGCAACGGGTCAAGACCTTTCACAGTTCGGCGTTCGACATCGGTCTGCCGGCCAATGCGGTGGACAGCATCATCTGCATGCAGCTCTTCGCCCATGTGAGCCACAGCGAGGACCGCCTGGCGCTGCTGCAGGAGTTCCATCGGGTCAGCCGTGACTCGGTGATCATCGCCACTCGGGTCGAGCCGCTGTTGAATGTCCGTGGGGCCGCGCCCGCCGGGCCTGCGGCCTTGCGCCCGGTCAGCAAGGGGCTGCTGGAAGGCGAGTTCAGGCAGGCCGACTTTGAGGTCCTGGGCCATCAGGATCTGCTGCCCGGTTTTGGGGCGCTGCGGGTCTACGTCCTCAGAAAACACAGCTAG
- a CDS encoding transporter substrate-binding domain-containing protein: MLRRFLLCTLLGLSAPAIGFAQDATSRLDQVLERGQLKVCTTGDYKPYSYLRDDGQYEGIDIAMAQSLAQSLGVRVKWIGTTWKSLMADFHSQQCDIAVGGISVSLERQKTAFFSQPLGVDGKIPLVRCQDLKRYETLEQINQPSVRLIEPPGGTNEIFARAHAPKANLILFADNVKIFDQLLSKQADVMITDASEARFQQKHKPGLCAVHPERYLQYSEKAFLLPRDDMAWKSYVDQWLHLSKATGAYDQVVNQWLATPAP; the protein is encoded by the coding sequence ATGCTCCGCCGCTTCCTGCTCTGCACCCTGCTGGGCCTCAGCGCCCCCGCCATCGGCTTCGCCCAGGACGCCACCTCGCGCCTGGACCAGGTGCTCGAGCGCGGCCAGTTGAAGGTCTGCACCACCGGCGACTACAAGCCCTACAGCTACCTGCGCGACGACGGCCAGTACGAAGGCATCGACATTGCCATGGCCCAATCCCTGGCCCAGAGCCTGGGGGTCCGGGTGAAGTGGATCGGTACCACCTGGAAGAGCCTGATGGCCGACTTCCACAGCCAGCAGTGCGACATCGCCGTGGGCGGTATTTCGGTGTCCCTGGAGCGGCAGAAAACCGCCTTCTTCAGCCAGCCCCTGGGCGTCGACGGGAAGATTCCCCTGGTGCGCTGCCAGGACCTCAAGCGCTATGAAACTCTGGAGCAGATCAACCAGCCCTCGGTGCGCCTGATCGAACCGCCGGGCGGCACCAACGAAATCTTCGCCCGGGCACACGCGCCCAAGGCCAACCTGATCCTGTTTGCCGACAACGTGAAGATCTTCGATCAACTGCTGAGCAAACAGGCCGACGTGATGATCACCGACGCCTCGGAAGCGCGCTTCCAGCAAAAGCACAAGCCGGGCCTGTGCGCGGTCCATCCCGAACGCTACCTGCAATACAGCGAGAAGGCCTTCCTCCTGCCCCGGGACGACATGGCCTGGAAAAGCTACGTCGACCAGTGGCTGCACCTGAGCAAGGCCACCGGCGCCTACGACCAAGTGGTCAATCAGTGGCTGGCCACGCCCGCGCCCTGA
- the cynS gene encoding cyanase: MLQSQFAQAPRLALADTIIDAKARKNLSWQDLTDGTGLSLAFVTAALLGQHALPAAAADLVCNKLGLDQDASRLLQSIPLRGSIAGGIPTDPTVYRFYEMLQVYGSTLKALVHEQFGDGIISAINFKLDIKKVDDPEGGSRAVITLDGKYLPTKPF, translated from the coding sequence ATGCTGCAATCGCAATTTGCCCAAGCCCCACGCCTGGCCCTGGCCGACACCATCATCGACGCCAAGGCACGCAAGAACCTGTCGTGGCAGGACCTCACCGACGGCACCGGGCTGAGCCTGGCCTTCGTCACCGCCGCCCTGCTGGGCCAGCATGCCCTGCCGGCCGCAGCCGCCGACCTGGTGTGTAACAAGCTCGGCCTGGACCAGGACGCCAGCCGCCTGCTGCAAAGCATCCCCCTGCGCGGCAGCATCGCCGGTGGCATCCCCACCGACCCGACCGTGTACCGCTTCTACGAAATGCTCCAGGTCTACGGATCGACCCTCAAGGCCCTGGTCCACGAGCAATTCGGCGACGGCATCATCAGCGCCATCAACTTCAAGCTGGACATCAAGAAGGTCGATGACCCCGAAGGCGGCTCCCGCGCCGTGATCACCCTCGACGGCAAATACCTGCCGACCAAGCCGTTCTAA
- a CDS encoding carbonic anhydrase: MQNIIDGFLKFQREAFPQRSALFKQLASTQSPGTLFITCSDSRVVPELLTQQEPGDLFVIRNAGNIVPSYGPEPGGVSATVEYAVAVLGVSDIVICGHSDCGAMTAIASCTCLDHLPAVANWLRHAESAKVINAARQHASPAAHLDALVRDNVIAQLANLKTHPAVALALEQGRLNLHGWVYDIESGAIAALDGNHQRFVSLAEHPHTCALASQPSSAA, encoded by the coding sequence ATGCAGAACATCATCGACGGCTTCCTCAAGTTCCAGCGCGAAGCCTTTCCTCAACGCAGTGCGCTGTTCAAGCAACTGGCCAGCACTCAGAGCCCCGGCACCCTGTTCATCACCTGCTCCGACAGCCGGGTAGTGCCCGAGCTGCTGACCCAGCAGGAGCCCGGCGACCTGTTCGTGATCCGCAACGCCGGCAATATCGTGCCCAGCTACGGCCCCGAGCCGGGCGGCGTGTCGGCCACCGTGGAATATGCCGTCGCGGTGCTGGGGGTCAGCGACATCGTCATCTGCGGCCACTCCGACTGCGGCGCGATGACCGCCATCGCCTCCTGCACATGCCTCGACCACCTGCCCGCCGTGGCCAACTGGCTACGCCACGCCGAGTCGGCCAAGGTGATCAACGCCGCCCGCCAGCACGCCTCGCCGGCCGCACACCTGGACGCCCTGGTGCGCGACAACGTGATTGCCCAGTTGGCTAACCTCAAGACCCACCCCGCGGTGGCCCTGGCCCTGGAACAGGGGCGGCTGAACCTGCATGGCTGGGTCTATGACATCGAAAGCGGCGCCATCGCCGCCCTCGACGGCAATCACCAACGCTTCGTGTCCCTGGCCGAGCATCCGCACACCTGTGCCCTGGCCAGCCAACCATCCAGCGCGGCCTGA